In Pirellulales bacterium, a single window of DNA contains:
- a CDS encoding FliI/YscN family ATPase, translating into PTPNPMSVYTDQLATILPTGLEGSVARLTGLTAAVAGFPAPVGALVEIERQQSGPLEAEVVGFRDDVTLVCPFGDLQGVRRGNRVRLVRTKSWLRVGPAALGRVIDARGQAIDGQPQPILPDRAALDRRPPPPVERPRIDTPLSTGIRSIDGLLTCGKGQRMGIFAGSGVGKSVALGMMARYTSADVNVIALIGERGREVNEFIERDLGPEGLAKSVVVVATSDEPALVRVRAALAATAMAEYFRDRGKDVLLIMDSLTRFALAQREIGLAAGEPPTTRGYPPSVFAMLPRLVERAGRSRSGSITAFYSVLVEADDPQEPIGDAVRGLLDGHTWLSRKLAGRGHYPAVDVLSSISRLMNEVADREHREAASLVRELMGAYRDQEDLISIGAYRRGSQRAVDLAIDFWEPIQQFLRQPIEEASTVKLAAERLAQLKHRAAQRPAAQGS; encoded by the coding sequence CCAACCCCCAACCCCATGTCCGTTTATACCGACCAACTCGCCACCATCCTGCCCACGGGCCTGGAGGGAAGCGTTGCCCGGCTCACCGGCCTGACGGCCGCGGTGGCCGGCTTCCCTGCGCCCGTCGGCGCATTGGTCGAGATCGAGCGGCAGCAGAGCGGGCCGCTGGAGGCCGAAGTCGTCGGCTTCCGCGACGACGTGACGTTGGTCTGTCCATTTGGCGATTTGCAGGGCGTGCGGCGGGGCAACCGGGTGCGGCTGGTGCGCACCAAGAGCTGGTTGCGGGTGGGCCCGGCGGCGCTGGGTCGGGTGATCGATGCCCGTGGCCAGGCCATCGACGGCCAACCGCAGCCCATTCTGCCCGACCGCGCGGCGCTCGATCGACGACCGCCGCCGCCGGTCGAGCGGCCGCGGATCGATACGCCGCTGTCCACCGGCATTCGCTCGATCGACGGACTGTTGACCTGCGGAAAGGGGCAGCGGATGGGCATCTTCGCCGGTTCGGGCGTCGGCAAGAGCGTGGCGTTGGGAATGATGGCGCGTTACACCTCGGCCGACGTGAACGTGATCGCTCTGATCGGCGAGCGCGGTCGCGAAGTGAATGAGTTCATCGAGCGCGATCTGGGGCCGGAAGGACTGGCCAAGAGCGTGGTGGTGGTGGCCACCAGCGATGAGCCGGCGCTCGTCCGCGTGCGCGCCGCGTTGGCTGCCACGGCCATGGCCGAATACTTTCGCGACCGCGGCAAGGATGTGCTGCTGATTATGGATTCGCTCACGCGTTTCGCCCTGGCCCAACGCGAGATTGGACTGGCGGCCGGCGAACCGCCTACCACCCGCGGTTATCCGCCGTCGGTGTTCGCCATGTTGCCGAGGCTGGTCGAACGCGCGGGGCGCAGCCGGAGCGGCAGCATTACGGCGTTTTATTCGGTGTTGGTGGAAGCCGACGATCCGCAAGAACCGATCGGCGACGCCGTGCGCGGCCTGCTCGACGGCCACACTTGGTTGTCGCGCAAGCTGGCCGGCCGCGGGCATTATCCGGCCGTCGATGTTCTGTCGAGCATCAGCCGGTTGATGAACGAAGTCGCCGACCGCGAACATCGCGAAGCCGCCTCGCTGGTGCGCGAACTGATGGGCGCCTATCGCGACCAGGAAGACCTGATTTCGATCGGCGCCTACCGCCGCGGCAGTCAGCGCGCCGTCGATCTGGCGATCGACTTTTGGGAACCGATCCAACAATTCCTGCGGCAGCCCATCGAAGAAGCATCTACGGTGAAACTGGCCGCCGAGCGATTGGCGCAACTGAAACACCGCGCGGCGCAACGTCCGGCGGCACAAGGGAGCTGA